From a single Deltaproteobacteria bacterium genomic region:
- the rpoN gene encoding RNA polymerase factor sigma-54, whose protein sequence is MALEIRLSQKMMPQLVMTPQLQQAIKLLQLSQLDLQQRISQELQENPALEEARDDDDAAPDRVREPDATQEMLVTDRIADWQDYLDNHSNSRHDMVASDAVRQDEDYPSLENSVTRRETLHEHLLWQLRMSGLDPAGESIGQCIIGNLDERGYLDASLEEVGTLARATPREVEEVLALIQFFDPVGVAARDLRECLLVQLHNAGLGESVAARLVAGHLRELERKQYERIAAALDVRVADVVEAAHLIACLEPKPARDYDDGEVHTIIPDVVVQKVEGEYVILLSDDGVPPLRVSPLVRRLAGASNEEAREAKEYLDGKIRAATWLIKSIQWRQQTLYRVSESIFNFQREFLDHGVDRLKPLVLREVAAQIGMHPSTVSRATSNKYAHTPQGVFELKYFFQSGIPRNDSSVVVSAESVRERIRVLVESEDPAKPLSDQEIAGALREVGIDIARRTVAKYREQLGILPSSRRRDPYVHRAEPA, encoded by the coding sequence ATGGCACTGGAAATCAGACTCTCACAGAAGATGATGCCGCAACTGGTGATGACGCCCCAGTTGCAACAGGCCATCAAGCTTCTCCAACTCTCGCAGCTCGACCTCCAGCAGCGCATCTCCCAGGAGTTGCAGGAGAATCCGGCCCTGGAGGAAGCACGCGACGACGATGATGCCGCCCCGGACCGCGTGCGCGAACCCGATGCGACGCAGGAGATGCTGGTCACCGACCGCATCGCGGATTGGCAGGACTATCTCGACAACCACTCCAACTCGCGCCACGACATGGTCGCGTCCGACGCCGTGCGCCAGGACGAGGACTACCCGTCCCTCGAGAACAGCGTCACGCGCCGGGAAACCCTCCATGAACACCTGCTGTGGCAGCTCCGCATGTCCGGGCTCGACCCGGCGGGCGAGAGCATCGGCCAGTGCATCATCGGCAACCTGGACGAACGTGGATACCTGGATGCGTCGCTGGAGGAGGTCGGCACGCTGGCCCGGGCGACGCCGCGCGAGGTGGAGGAGGTCCTGGCGCTAATCCAGTTCTTCGATCCGGTGGGCGTCGCCGCCCGCGACTTGCGCGAGTGCCTGCTGGTGCAACTCCACAACGCTGGCTTGGGGGAAAGCGTGGCGGCGCGTCTGGTGGCGGGCCACCTTCGGGAACTGGAGCGCAAGCAGTACGAGCGCATCGCGGCGGCTCTGGACGTCCGCGTCGCGGACGTCGTCGAGGCGGCCCATCTCATCGCCTGTCTGGAACCGAAACCGGCGCGGGACTATGATGACGGCGAGGTCCACACGATCATACCCGACGTGGTGGTGCAGAAGGTCGAGGGTGAGTATGTCATCCTCCTCAGCGATGATGGAGTGCCGCCGTTGAGAGTGAGTCCGCTGGTGCGGCGACTGGCCGGGGCGTCGAACGAGGAGGCGCGCGAGGCCAAGGAGTATCTGGACGGCAAGATCCGCGCGGCCACCTGGCTGATCAAGAGCATTCAGTGGCGCCAGCAAACCCTGTACCGGGTCAGCGAGAGCATCTTCAACTTCCAGCGCGAGTTCCTCGATCATGGCGTGGACCGACTGAAGCCTTTGGTGCTGCGCGAGGTCGCGGCGCAGATCGGAATGCACCCGTCCACGGTCAGCCGCGCCACGTCCAACAAGTATGCCCACACGCCGCAGGGGGTATTCGAGTTGAAATACTTCTTTCAGAGCGGCATACCGCGTAACGACAGCTCCGTGGTGGTGTCGGCGGAGTCGGTACGGGAGCGGATACGGGTGCTGGTGGAGTCGGAGGATCCGGCCAAGCCGTTGAGCGACCAGGAAATCGCCGGCGCGTTGCGGGAAGTGGGCATCGACATCGCGCGCCGGACGGTCGCCAAGTATCGCGAGCAGTTGGGTATCCTGCCGTCATCCCGACGGCGGGACCCTTATGTTCATCGAGCGGAGCCCGCTTGA
- a CDS encoding PTS sugar transporter subunit IIA: MRITDVLDPEAVIPSLEARDKYAVLEEMVTRVSSHYGFEDSQRLLDVVRARERICSTAIGEGVAIPHGKLPGLKRVFIAFARSREGVDFDAQDGTRTHLFFLLVAPEGSTSEHLSALARVSRLVKDASLREHLMRVQTPQEVVQLIEEKEREL; encoded by the coding sequence TTGCGAATCACGGACGTTCTGGATCCTGAAGCGGTCATTCCGAGTCTCGAGGCGCGGGACAAGTATGCCGTGCTCGAGGAGATGGTGACGCGTGTGTCGAGCCACTACGGGTTCGAGGACTCGCAACGCTTGCTCGACGTGGTGCGTGCCCGCGAGCGCATCTGCAGCACGGCCATCGGCGAAGGGGTCGCCATCCCCCACGGCAAGCTGCCGGGCTTGAAACGGGTGTTCATCGCCTTTGCGCGCAGCCGCGAAGGCGTCGATTTCGACGCCCAGGACGGCACCCGCACACACCTGTTCTTTCTCCTGGTGGCGCCCGAGGGGTCCACGTCCGAGCACCTGAGCGCGTTGGCGCGGGTGTCCCGGCTGGTGAAGGATGCCTCGTTGCGCGAGCACCTCATGCGCGTGCAGACCCCCCAAGAGGTGGTGCAGCTCATCGAGGAGAAGGAAAGGGAGCTCTGA